In Dyadobacter sp. NIV53, a single window of DNA contains:
- a CDS encoding chorismate-binding protein, with amino-acid sequence MVSVQTESRFSIFTGLQTEDLWNASKAMGFPSAIWKLPYTNEIKLLISIREGITRKQPDFENLTPGFIISPFHWEDDQDVLFMEGDIIVSFSETDQVTHADNHLGEEHPEIKKLVSLANAMHTDAAQKEISGDYLLKNSILPDPDSKKQFERTVELAVTAIRENQFKKVVLSKKKEVPYSDQFQPAKAFFKLAKTYPHAFVSLVNLPAQNELWLGASPETLVEQKSTGIFKTMSLAGTQKANDINGEIIPRNEIRWGQKEIEEHALVSRYIVECFKKIRLREYIETGPKTILAGNVYHLRTQFDVDTNALNFPELPTLMLKLLHPTSAICGEPKILSLKFLTNNEGYDRSFYSGFLGPVHIEGESNIYVNLRTVRLKDGIATFFAGAGITEDSVPEREWEETEMKCDTLLKVISQDF; translated from the coding sequence GTGGAATGCATCCAAAGCAATGGGTTTTCCTTCGGCAATATGGAAATTACCATATACCAACGAAATTAAACTCCTGATTTCAATACGTGAAGGCATTACAAGAAAGCAGCCGGATTTTGAGAATTTAACACCTGGCTTTATTATAAGTCCTTTTCACTGGGAAGATGATCAGGATGTGCTTTTCATGGAAGGAGACATCATTGTATCATTTTCAGAAACTGACCAGGTAACCCATGCGGACAATCATCTTGGAGAAGAACATCCCGAGATAAAAAAACTGGTTAGCCTGGCTAATGCGATGCATACTGATGCGGCTCAAAAAGAGATATCGGGCGATTATTTGTTAAAAAATTCTATTCTACCAGATCCGGATTCAAAAAAACAATTTGAAAGAACTGTTGAACTGGCTGTTACCGCAATAAGGGAAAATCAGTTTAAGAAAGTAGTATTATCAAAAAAGAAAGAAGTTCCGTATTCCGATCAGTTCCAGCCAGCCAAAGCCTTTTTCAAACTGGCAAAAACTTATCCCCACGCTTTTGTTTCCCTTGTTAATCTTCCTGCCCAAAATGAACTGTGGCTAGGTGCAAGTCCCGAAACGTTGGTAGAGCAAAAATCGACGGGTATTTTTAAAACCATGTCACTGGCAGGTACACAAAAAGCCAATGACATAAACGGAGAAATAATTCCAAGGAATGAAATTCGCTGGGGACAAAAAGAGATTGAAGAACACGCTCTGGTAAGCAGGTATATCGTAGAATGCTTCAAAAAAATACGACTTAGGGAATATATAGAAACCGGCCCAAAAACTATTCTTGCAGGAAACGTATACCACCTGAGAACGCAATTTGATGTAGATACCAATGCATTGAATTTTCCTGAACTGCCTACTCTCATGTTGAAATTGTTACATCCCACTTCTGCTATATGTGGTGAGCCTAAGATCCTAAGCCTCAAATTCCTTACAAACAATGAAGGATATGACCGTTCTTTTTATAGCGGTTTTCTGGGCCCAGTGCATATAGAAGGCGAATCCAATATTTATGTTAATCTCCGGACTGTAAGGTTAAAAGACGGAATAGCCACTTTTTTTGCTGGCGCTGGTATCACAGAAGATTCCGTTCCTGAACGTGAATGGGAAGAAACAGAAATGAAATGTGACACCCTTTTAAAAGTGATATCCCAGGACTTTTAA
- a CDS encoding efflux RND transporter periplasmic adaptor subunit yields the protein MADKVEVNGTVVANEYAELRPEVSGLLTFLDVPEGKSIPKGTVIARINSADLEAQVNRSKVQLELAETTESRLKKLLDINGVNQADYDLAINNVNILKADIAYTQALIQKTIVKAPFTGVIGLRKVSAGSFVTPTSVIATMQQLSQLRIDFTVPEVYQKYVAKGNNVQVLLDQNSSQVQSARIIALEPQVNQSTRNITVRAVLNSGSTSPGSFVKVYLSASDKSSILVPANSIIPEAKSKKVVVVKDGKAAFTNIETGARQADFVEITKGLNVGDSVVVSGVLFVRPDAPVKVRSVRNLRVVTK from the coding sequence ATTGCTGACAAGGTAGAAGTAAACGGAACCGTAGTTGCCAATGAATATGCTGAACTCCGCCCGGAAGTAAGTGGTTTACTAACTTTTCTGGATGTTCCGGAAGGCAAATCCATTCCGAAAGGAACTGTGATTGCCCGAATCAACAGTGCTGACCTGGAAGCCCAGGTAAACCGGTCAAAAGTGCAGCTTGAATTAGCAGAAACAACCGAATCACGACTAAAAAAATTATTGGATATCAATGGCGTTAATCAGGCAGATTATGATTTAGCTATTAATAATGTTAATATTTTAAAAGCGGATATTGCTTATACACAGGCACTAATCCAAAAAACAATTGTAAAAGCACCCTTCACCGGTGTGATTGGCCTTAGAAAGGTAAGTGCAGGTTCATTCGTAACACCAACCAGTGTTATTGCTACCATGCAGCAGCTATCCCAGTTAAGAATAGATTTTACTGTGCCCGAGGTGTATCAGAAATATGTTGCAAAAGGAAATAATGTGCAGGTATTACTTGATCAAAACTCTTCACAAGTTCAATCAGCCAGGATTATTGCGCTGGAACCTCAGGTTAATCAAAGTACAAGAAATATTACGGTAAGGGCCGTATTGAATTCGGGATCTACAAGTCCGGGTTCATTTGTAAAAGTATATCTGAGCGCGAGCGATAAAAGCAGCATTCTGGTTCCGGCAAACAGTATTATACCGGAAGCGAAAAGTAAAAAGGTTGTTGTGGTAAAAGATGGCAAAGCTGCTTTCACCAATATAGAAACAGGTGCCAGGCAGGCCGATTTTGTGGAAATCACAAAGGGCTTAAATGTTGGGGATTCAGTTGTCGTGTCCGGCGTGTTATTTGTTCGTCCCGATGCTCCGGTTAAAGTGAGAAGTGTAAGAAACTTAAGAGTTGTAACCAAATAA
- a CDS encoding efflux RND transporter permease subunit, producing the protein MNISELSLNRPVLAVVMNLLIILFGVVGYNFLSLRDYPAIDPPIVNVRTSYVGANADIIESQITEPLEKSINGIPGIKSISSSSQIGTSNITVEFNLESDLEAAANDVRDKVSQAQRNLPQDIDAPPVVSKADANSDFILLLAVQSPSKGILELSEYAENVLQQSLQTIDGVSAINIFGQKRYAMRIWLDPDKMSAYGVSFNDISNTLSAENVELPAGKIYGNNTELTIRTMGRLTNEKEFSDLIIKNDSTGIVRLANVAKVELGPENEEQSWKYNGVLAVGLAVIPQPGANYVDISDEFNKRLAEIQKSNKSDITFNVLIDNTRLVRQSIEEVEETLLIAFALVVLVILFFFRNFLVAVRPLIDIPISLVATFFVMYICGFSINILTLLGIVLATGLVVDDGIVVTENIFRKLEEGLPIRMAALEGSKEIFFAVISTSLTLAVVFLPVIFLEGFVGSLFREFGIVVASAVLISAFVSLTITPVLNVVLNRKKAGHGWFYNKTEPFFTGMENGYNRTLKAFMKVRYASWAIVVACGVLIWFCYTNLQSELAPMEDRNTVRLSMTAPEGTSYDQMQKITDDVVDYLNDSIPEKSFTFSSTPQGGGGGSGAVNSGMGRVGLVPAGERKRSQNEIAMAINKKLPYFNDARIFATQEQTIAVGQGSRGGLPVQFILQNLDFAKISEVLPKFLEEARKDPTFQNVDVNLKFNKPEVRLTIDRLKARDLGLSTSDVAAAIQSAFSGRRLAYFIMNGQQYQVIGQVERSERDKPADIEKLYVRNTRGENIPLTAVVNMVEESGPPTLYHYNRYKSATVSASLVDGKTVGDGVAAMRRIASKLLDESFQTSLTGPSRDFEESSSNTSFAFGLALLLVYLVLAGQFESFTDPFIIMITVPLALAGALLSLYIFGLTINIFSQIGMIMLIGLVTKNGILIVEFANQKRATGMRRIDAVVESATQRLRPILMTSLATAFGALPIALSLGAAATSRVPLGVVIVGGLTFSLILTLFVIPAIYTFISPRKNKKSPEEKLAEEAKEAKEREMAI; encoded by the coding sequence ATGAATATTTCAGAATTATCTCTCAACCGGCCCGTATTAGCCGTAGTAATGAACCTGCTCATCATTTTGTTTGGTGTGGTGGGTTATAACTTCCTTTCCCTGCGCGATTATCCGGCCATTGATCCTCCGATCGTGAATGTGCGCACAAGTTATGTTGGTGCTAATGCCGACATTATTGAAAGCCAGATCACCGAACCGCTTGAAAAAAGCATCAATGGTATTCCCGGTATCAAAAGTATCAGCTCATCAAGCCAGATCGGTACAAGTAATATCACAGTAGAATTTAATCTGGAATCGGATCTTGAAGCTGCTGCAAATGATGTACGCGATAAAGTGAGCCAGGCACAGCGTAATCTTCCCCAGGATATTGATGCGCCGCCAGTTGTAAGCAAAGCCGATGCCAACAGTGACTTTATTTTATTACTTGCTGTACAAAGTCCTTCCAAAGGGATTCTGGAATTGAGCGAATACGCTGAAAACGTTTTGCAGCAAAGCCTGCAGACAATTGACGGAGTAAGTGCCATTAATATTTTTGGCCAGAAACGTTATGCAATGCGCATTTGGCTTGATCCTGATAAAATGAGTGCTTATGGCGTTTCCTTTAACGATATCAGTAATACGCTGAGTGCCGAAAATGTGGAACTCCCGGCAGGTAAGATTTATGGTAACAATACGGAATTAACGATCCGGACAATGGGTCGTCTTACGAATGAAAAGGAGTTCAGCGACCTGATTATTAAAAATGACAGTACCGGAATAGTTCGCCTGGCCAATGTTGCCAAAGTAGAATTGGGCCCGGAAAACGAAGAACAGAGCTGGAAATACAATGGAGTATTAGCAGTAGGCCTTGCAGTAATACCTCAGCCGGGAGCCAATTACGTTGATATTTCTGATGAATTCAATAAACGTCTTGCTGAAATCCAGAAATCCAATAAATCAGATATTACGTTCAATGTATTAATTGACAATACGAGGTTGGTCCGACAGTCGATTGAAGAAGTGGAAGAAACACTTTTGATCGCTTTCGCATTGGTAGTACTCGTAATTTTGTTCTTTTTCCGAAATTTCCTGGTGGCAGTCCGCCCGCTCATAGATATTCCTATCTCATTGGTGGCAACATTTTTTGTCATGTATATATGTGGTTTTTCAATCAATATTCTTACACTGCTTGGAATTGTACTTGCTACGGGACTTGTGGTGGATGATGGTATTGTGGTCACCGAAAACATTTTCCGAAAGCTTGAAGAAGGCCTTCCGATCCGGATGGCCGCACTGGAAGGAAGTAAGGAAATTTTCTTCGCAGTAATATCGACTTCCCTTACACTGGCAGTGGTATTTTTACCGGTAATTTTCCTGGAAGGTTTTGTGGGAAGTTTGTTCCGTGAATTTGGCATTGTAGTAGCTTCGGCGGTTTTGATCTCGGCATTTGTTTCGCTTACAATCACTCCTGTGCTGAACGTCGTCCTGAACCGTAAAAAAGCAGGACACGGCTGGTTTTATAACAAAACTGAACCATTCTTCACGGGAATGGAAAACGGCTACAACCGTACTTTGAAGGCATTTATGAAGGTAAGGTATGCATCATGGGCAATTGTAGTGGCTTGCGGAGTTTTGATCTGGTTTTGTTATACGAACCTTCAAAGTGAGCTTGCCCCGATGGAGGACCGGAATACGGTTCGTCTGAGTATGACTGCACCGGAAGGAACCAGTTATGACCAGATGCAAAAAATAACGGATGATGTAGTCGATTATCTTAACGATTCTATTCCTGAAAAATCCTTTACATTTTCTTCTACTCCGCAAGGTGGCGGTGGCGGTTCAGGAGCCGTAAATAGTGGAATGGGAAGGGTTGGACTCGTACCTGCCGGAGAAAGAAAACGGAGCCAGAACGAAATCGCAATGGCTATCAATAAAAAGCTGCCATACTTCAATGATGCCCGGATTTTCGCTACGCAGGAACAAACTATTGCAGTAGGGCAAGGTTCAAGGGGTGGCTTACCGGTTCAGTTTATTTTGCAGAATCTTGATTTTGCTAAAATCTCAGAAGTACTTCCAAAGTTTCTAGAAGAAGCACGAAAAGATCCAACGTTCCAAAATGTAGATGTAAACCTAAAATTTAATAAACCGGAAGTCCGTCTTACGATTGACCGCCTGAAAGCAAGAGATCTTGGCCTTTCTACAAGTGATGTGGCTGCTGCGATACAGTCAGCATTCAGTGGGAGAAGGCTGGCTTATTTTATCATGAATGGTCAGCAATATCAGGTTATCGGACAAGTTGAGCGATCAGAAAGGGATAAACCGGCTGATATAGAAAAACTGTATGTAAGAAATACCCGTGGAGAAAATATTCCGCTGACTGCCGTTGTCAATATGGTAGAAGAAAGTGGCCCTCCTACCCTTTATCACTATAACCGTTACAAAAGTGCGACTGTTTCTGCTTCATTAGTTGATGGTAAAACGGTGGGTGACGGAGTAGCTGCCATGCGCAGGATTGCTTCAAAATTGCTGGACGAAAGTTTCCAGACCTCCCTGACCGGGCCATCCCGCGATTTTGAGGAAAGTTCTTCCAATACCAGTTTTGCATTTGGACTTGCTTTATTATTGGTTTATCTGGTATTAGCTGGTCAGTTCGAAAGTTTTACAGATCCGTTCATTATCATGATCACGGTGCCGCTTGCTTTGGCAGGAGCGCTTTTAAGTCTGTATATATTTGGGCTTACCATTAACATTTTCTCGCAAATCGGGATGATCATGCTGATTGGCCTAGTAACCAAAAATGGTATTTTAATTGTGGAATTTGCCAATCAGAAAAGGGCAACCGGCATGAGACGTATTGATGCAGTTGTCGAATCAGCAACACAACGTTTGCGTCCGATCCTGATGACAAGCCTTGCAACTGCTTTCGGAGCTTTGCCTATTGCGTTAAGCCTTGGTGCAGCTGCCACAAGCCGTGTTCCATTGGGTGTAGTTATTGTTGGCGGATTGACCTTTTCGTTAATATTGACACTTTTCGTTATCCCGGCCATTTACACATTTATTTCGCCAAGGAAAAATAAAAAGTCACCGGAGGAAAAATTGGCAGAAGAAGCCAAAGAGGCGAAAGAAAGAGAGATGGCTATCTAA
- a CDS encoding TolC family protein, with translation MLITSQAFCQDSLRLSLDEAVATALKNSYEIQIAKNNVQANTLFNNYGIAGGLPVIAGSLSNTEQITSVKQKLNTGVEINRNSAVGNNTQAALTAGILLYNGNRVVATKKRLGELQYQSSELLNSQIQNTIAAVMTSYYDVVRQLSYVNTLRTSILASEKRLEILQVRKAAGMANNADIFQAQIDVNTLNQTLQDQQMTAAIAKTELLRLLTLDTKTTLAIRDTITVDLNLQLDPILERIMVNADVKAADHQIRINQLIIKETAALRYPTVRLNTAYNFTRNQSAAGLTLLNRTAGPNANVTVALPIYNGTVFRRQKQVAEINSTNAEIQKNTIVRDYTAGVVKMYQTYVSSLQQLEVQKENYKLSKQLLDLTLQRFQLIQATIIDVREAQRSFEDAGYRMININYAAKAAEIELKRLSNTLQ, from the coding sequence TTGCTTATTACAAGTCAGGCATTTTGTCAGGATAGCCTGAGACTATCACTCGATGAAGCAGTTGCGACGGCTTTAAAGAATAGTTATGAAATACAAATAGCTAAAAATAATGTTCAGGCCAATACGCTATTCAATAATTATGGTATAGCAGGAGGCCTTCCGGTGATCGCGGGTAGTTTATCTAACACTGAGCAAATTACGAGTGTAAAACAAAAGCTGAACACCGGCGTTGAAATTAACCGGAACAGTGCTGTTGGTAATAATACTCAGGCTGCCTTAACAGCCGGTATTCTTTTATATAATGGTAATCGTGTGGTTGCTACTAAAAAACGGCTGGGAGAACTGCAATATCAAAGTAGTGAATTACTTAATTCTCAGATCCAGAACACAATAGCAGCCGTAATGACCAGTTATTATGATGTTGTAAGACAATTGAGTTATGTCAACACTTTAAGAACATCTATATTGGCATCTGAAAAGCGGCTTGAGATACTTCAGGTACGAAAAGCGGCTGGTATGGCAAATAATGCAGATATTTTTCAGGCGCAAATAGATGTAAATACTTTAAACCAGACTTTGCAAGATCAGCAGATGACAGCAGCAATAGCAAAAACTGAACTGTTACGCCTCCTGACGCTGGACACAAAAACTACACTGGCTATCCGCGATACTATCACGGTTGACCTGAATCTACAGCTGGATCCAATACTCGAAAGAATTATGGTAAATGCGGATGTGAAAGCTGCGGATCACCAGATAAGGATCAATCAGCTAATAATTAAAGAAACGGCTGCATTACGTTATCCTACAGTGCGGCTCAATACTGCTTACAATTTTACCCGTAACCAGAGTGCAGCCGGACTTACACTGTTGAACCGTACAGCCGGGCCTAATGCAAACGTAACTGTTGCACTTCCAATTTACAACGGCACAGTTTTCAGACGCCAGAAACAAGTAGCAGAGATCAATTCAACAAATGCGGAGATTCAGAAAAATACAATTGTGCGGGATTACACTGCAGGTGTGGTTAAAATGTACCAGACTTACGTAAGTTCTTTGCAGCAACTTGAAGTTCAAAAAGAAAATTACAAATTAAGCAAGCAACTTTTAGACCTGACATTACAGCGCTTTCAATTGATCCAGGCCACTATTATTGATGTCCGTGAAGCACAAAGAAGTTTTGAAGATGCCGGTTACCGAATGATCAATATCAACTACGCTGCAAAAGCTGCAGAAATTGAACTGAAAAGACTGAGCAATACATTACAATAG